One genomic segment of Sanyastnella coralliicola includes these proteins:
- a CDS encoding DUF7619 domain-containing protein, with amino-acid sequence MKRLSTLLFVLCFALQGFSQDIESITPNAADPGETLEVTIIGIDTDFPANESGLWAGIGQTSSTAWEIQDIQQVSATELNGTLSIPMDAIGGPYNVYVSGNNPWQGMVLDDGFFVVCPENPGCNDPEACNYDSEAACNDGSCTYPGCTDPDGCNYDPDAGCEDGSCTYPGCTSFSACNYDSNAGCNDGSCVFPGCGDPDACNYDADAGCPAACTYPGCIYSNADNYDPDAGCDDGSCTFTLNGMVWYDENENGFVNGGEYGLPFQEVILNPGNITAITNDAGEYQFAGIPVGNYTIEVVTTELYPYVSTSNPANVFLGNGGNNTMYNFGLSEELPQYAICVDYYPPGVGYPCNDWVNHNICFRNLGNVTIDGYIAVEMNPLFQDYQAVTPIDSVVDLTIYMSFEGLQPGQMFFYDVSFLTPSVDYIGEFITSNATAVGFHNGDQVAVGAEELTVEMTCAYDPNDKQVFPNGYEEPHYVLPETELEYLVRFQNTGNAPATNVTISDTISEYLDLETFELMANSHSVMVQINPENRQIDFVFENIMLPDSTCCEPESHGLVSYIIRPYADLAPETEINNTAYIFFDNNPPIITNTTWTTIYDCNNGLATFEMSTEEACSGEEIDFLNEQNYVEEYSWLIDGESVGVDDLISLNLDPGEYEIEHIAINPLCEATQSDNFIVNPSPTADAGMDQTICEGESVDLMATGGFMYDWLDLGQGAAQTVSPEETTVYTVTAISEEGCTDEDEVEIVVNELPEANAGMDQEICEGESADLMATGGDQYNWTDLGDGADQTVSPEETTTYTVTVSSDEGCSDTDEVQVTVNPLPTAEITEAGPVLTASAGDSYQWYLNGDMIDGATSQEYTATENGIYTVEVTNEFGCTTLSAEVNVTSITVEEEEITILTYPNPTRDFLYIQVDAGWTYDMSLFDASGRLVAQQANVSDSLFELDCTQLGTGTYKLILQQGQHRVTKTIIIE; translated from the coding sequence ATGAAACGGCTTTCTACGCTTTTGTTCGTGCTGTGCTTCGCACTGCAAGGCTTTTCTCAAGACATTGAGTCGATTACTCCGAATGCGGCTGATCCAGGCGAAACTCTGGAGGTGACCATTATCGGAATTGACACAGATTTTCCAGCAAATGAATCAGGTCTTTGGGCCGGAATCGGTCAAACGAGTTCAACTGCTTGGGAAATTCAAGACATTCAGCAGGTTTCAGCAACTGAGCTGAACGGTACTCTATCTATTCCAATGGATGCTATCGGCGGACCTTACAATGTTTATGTGAGCGGAAACAACCCATGGCAAGGAATGGTGCTAGATGATGGGTTCTTTGTGGTTTGTCCAGAAAACCCAGGATGTAATGACCCTGAAGCGTGTAACTACGACAGTGAGGCTGCTTGTAATGATGGTTCCTGCACATATCCTGGCTGTACAGACCCTGATGGCTGTAATTATGATCCTGATGCGGGATGTGAGGATGGCTCGTGTACCTATCCGGGATGTACTAGTTTCAGTGCGTGTAACTATGATTCTAATGCGGGATGTAATGATGGCTCGTGTGTATTCCCTGGCTGCGGAGATCCCGATGCATGTAATTACGATGCAGATGCTGGTTGTCCGGCAGCTTGTACCTATCCAGGATGTATTTACTCTAACGCAGACAACTACGACCCAGACGCGGGGTGCGATGATGGTTCATGTACCTTCACATTGAACGGAATGGTCTGGTATGACGAAAATGAAAACGGCTTTGTGAATGGAGGTGAATACGGACTCCCATTCCAAGAAGTGATTCTAAATCCAGGTAACATCACTGCCATCACGAACGATGCAGGAGAGTACCAGTTTGCTGGAATTCCTGTCGGTAATTATACGATTGAAGTCGTTACGACGGAGCTTTACCCATACGTGTCAACATCAAACCCTGCGAATGTTTTCTTAGGCAACGGTGGAAATAACACGATGTACAATTTCGGCCTAAGTGAGGAATTGCCGCAGTATGCGATCTGCGTGGATTACTACCCTCCAGGTGTAGGATATCCTTGTAACGATTGGGTGAACCATAACATTTGCTTCCGTAACCTAGGTAACGTGACCATTGACGGGTATATCGCAGTGGAAATGAACCCGTTATTCCAAGATTATCAGGCGGTAACACCGATTGATTCGGTAGTTGACCTTACCATTTACATGAGCTTTGAAGGGTTGCAACCAGGTCAAATGTTCTTCTATGATGTGTCGTTCTTGACACCAAGCGTTGATTACATTGGGGAGTTCATCACTTCAAATGCTACGGCAGTTGGTTTCCATAATGGCGATCAAGTAGCCGTTGGTGCTGAGGAACTCACGGTGGAAATGACTTGTGCATATGACCCGAATGATAAGCAGGTGTTCCCCAATGGATATGAAGAACCACATTACGTGCTTCCAGAAACAGAACTTGAATACCTCGTTCGTTTCCAGAATACCGGTAACGCACCAGCAACGAACGTAACGATTTCGGATACGATTTCGGAATACCTAGATCTGGAAACCTTCGAGTTAATGGCTAACTCACACTCGGTGATGGTTCAGATTAATCCAGAGAACCGTCAGATCGACTTTGTGTTCGAAAACATCATGCTCCCAGATAGCACATGTTGTGAGCCTGAGAGTCATGGTTTGGTGTCTTACATCATCAGACCATATGCTGACCTCGCGCCTGAAACGGAGATCAACAATACAGCCTACATCTTCTTCGATAACAACCCGCCAATCATTACCAACACAACTTGGACTACGATCTATGATTGTAACAATGGCTTGGCAACTTTTGAAATGTCAACAGAAGAGGCTTGTTCGGGAGAAGAGATTGACTTCTTAAACGAGCAAAACTATGTTGAAGAGTATAGCTGGCTAATTGATGGTGAAAGCGTTGGTGTCGATGATTTGATCTCTCTAAACCTTGATCCAGGTGAATATGAGATTGAACATATCGCAATAAATCCGCTTTGTGAGGCGACGCAATCAGATAACTTCATTGTGAACCCATCACCAACGGCTGATGCAGGAATGGACCAAACGATTTGTGAAGGTGAGTCTGTAGATCTCATGGCCACCGGTGGATTTATGTACGACTGGCTTGACCTCGGACAAGGTGCGGCACAAACGGTGTCTCCTGAAGAAACAACGGTGTACACGGTGACAGCGATTTCTGAAGAAGGTTGTACAGATGAAGATGAAGTGGAGATTGTTGTCAATGAGTTGCCTGAGGCTAACGCTGGAATGGATCAAGAGATCTGTGAAGGGGAATCAGCTGATTTGATGGCGACTGGTGGTGACCAGTACAACTGGACTGACCTAGGAGATGGCGCTGACCAAACAGTATCACCGGAAGAAACTACGACGTACACGGTGACTGTATCTTCTGATGAAGGTTGTTCTGATACGGACGAAGTTCAAGTAACAGTGAACCCGCTTCCAACAGCTGAAATCACTGAAGCCGGTCCTGTTCTTACAGCTTCAGCTGGAGATTCGTACCAGTGGTACCTCAATGGAGACATGATTGACGGTGCTACATCACAAGAATACACAGCCACAGAAAACGGAATCTACACCGTAGAGGTTACGAACGAATTCGGTTGTACAACATTGTCTGCTGAAGTGAATGTGACGAGCATTACGGTGGAAGAAGAAGAGATTACGATTCTGACTTACCCGAACCCGACACGAGACTTCTTGTACATCCAAGTGGATGCTGGCTGGACATACGACATGAGCCTCTTCGATGCCTCAGGTCGACTTGTGGCACAGCAAGCGAACGTGTCAGACTCACTCTTCGAGTTGGATTGTACGCAGCTTGGAACAGGTACTTACAAGTTGATTCTTCAGCAAGGTCAACACCGTGTGACGAAGACCATCATCATTGAATAA
- a CDS encoding DUF7619 domain-containing protein — translation MKRLSTLLLVLCFAIPGFSQSIESIVANSGAPGETLEVTITGIGTNFPDYLFASESGLWAGIGQTSSTSWPISNLEYISETVATGTLEIPADAEQGVYDLHVAYTGYVNGGWPWEDEWGPWEELELSESFCIGCENLGCSDPDANNYDPEAEWNNGTCEYNIQGYVWYDDNENGLYTAGEQFLSFQNVILNPGNITAITNDEGQYIFQGVTPGNYTVEVVTTELFPFYTLPSNPVNVFVSPSGNVPDVNLGLSDDLPQFAICVDFYPPGVGYPCNDWVNHNICFRNMGNQTIDGYVAVDINPLIQDYMEVTPIDSVVGNTVYMGFEDLAPGHMFLYDIEFLTPSVDFIGEFITSTATAVGFFQGAQVAMGVEELTVEMTCAYDPNDKQVFPNGYAEPHYVLPETELEYLVRFQNTGNAPATNVTITDTISEYLDLTTFQLMANSHSVMVQIDPTTRQVDFVFENIMLPDSNCCEPESHGLVSYTILPFAGLEPETEINNTAYIFFDNNPPIVTNTTWTTIYDCNNGLASFEMSAEAACEGVPIDFLNEQEYVEEYLWSIDGENMGIEDLVSLTLEPGEYEIDHTATNPLCTATQSETVEVYETPEANAGVDQEICAGSTTELEASGGFLYDWDGLGQGATQEVSPEETTTYTVTVVSMDGCSDTDEVEVAIVEGPEADAGLDQEICEGESADLSASGGNAYDWTDLGEGADQTVSPTETTVYVVTVTGGNGCSSTDEVEVLVNPAPLANAGDDDAICIGESIELTASGGESYNWETLGEGATQEVSPEETTTYVVTVLGSNGCSASDMVEIIVNELPHIEAGADVDICPGDMVDLTATGGETYVWLNEGEGAVIQVLPEETTTYVVTGTDANGCTNTDAIEVVVNSLPEADAGEDQTICAGETIELTASGGVEYVWVDVAEGATVEVSPTETTTYVVSVFSAEGCSDFDLVDVIVNALPEANAGMDQVICVGETANLMASGGDSYDWTDLGEGAGQDVSPEETTTYVVTVTNGEGCSDTDEVEVLVNPLPEANAGMDQAICEGETANLMASGGESYEWENLGSGAGQEVTPDETTVYVVTVEDANGCSDSDEVEVTVNPLPTAEITENGPELTASAGDSYQWYINGTPIDGATDQSYTAETTGNYSVEVTNIYGCSTISEEMDVIIISVEEQEVAILTYPNPTHDILYIQVEAGWTYEMNLFDASGRIVAQQSNIVDSLYELDCTQFGTGTYKLVLRNGDQRITKTIIVK, via the coding sequence ATGAAAAGACTCTCTACGCTATTGCTGGTATTGTGCTTCGCGATACCAGGATTTTCTCAATCTATTGAATCAATTGTTGCCAATTCGGGTGCTCCAGGTGAAACCTTAGAAGTGACCATAACGGGTATTGGAACCAATTTCCCAGATTATCTGTTTGCAAGCGAATCAGGGTTGTGGGCAGGTATAGGACAAACAAGTTCTACATCTTGGCCGATTTCAAATCTGGAATACATCTCTGAGACAGTAGCTACAGGAACCCTTGAAATACCTGCTGATGCCGAGCAAGGGGTCTATGACCTTCATGTCGCATACACGGGTTACGTAAACGGTGGTTGGCCATGGGAAGACGAATGGGGACCTTGGGAAGAACTTGAATTATCGGAGAGTTTCTGTATTGGATGCGAGAATCTAGGATGTTCGGACCCTGATGCAAATAACTATGACCCAGAGGCTGAATGGAACAACGGCACCTGCGAGTACAACATCCAAGGTTATGTTTGGTATGATGACAATGAAAATGGATTATACACTGCGGGAGAGCAATTTTTGTCTTTCCAGAACGTGATTCTTAACCCGGGGAACATTACAGCTATTACCAATGATGAAGGGCAGTATATATTCCAAGGAGTTACGCCGGGTAATTATACCGTGGAAGTTGTGACAACGGAACTCTTCCCGTTTTATACACTTCCTTCGAATCCAGTAAACGTCTTTGTAAGTCCTAGTGGAAATGTCCCTGATGTTAACCTCGGACTCAGCGATGACTTACCTCAGTTTGCGATTTGTGTTGATTTCTACCCTCCAGGAGTGGGCTACCCTTGTAACGATTGGGTGAACCACAATATCTGCTTTCGAAATATGGGTAACCAAACCATTGATGGTTACGTCGCGGTTGACATTAACCCGTTGATCCAAGACTACATGGAGGTGACGCCGATTGATTCCGTCGTTGGTAACACTGTGTATATGGGGTTTGAGGACCTAGCTCCAGGGCACATGTTCCTTTACGACATTGAATTCCTGACTCCGTCTGTTGATTTTATCGGGGAGTTTATTACTTCAACGGCCACAGCAGTAGGGTTTTTCCAAGGAGCACAAGTGGCCATGGGTGTAGAAGAGTTAACCGTTGAAATGACCTGCGCGTATGATCCAAACGACAAACAGGTCTTCCCGAACGGATATGCTGAGCCACATTACGTGCTTCCAGAAACCGAACTGGAATACCTCGTGCGTTTCCAGAATACGGGGAATGCTCCGGCTACGAACGTGACCATTACCGACACGATTTCTGAATACCTGGATCTTACCACCTTCCAGCTGATGGCGAATTCGCATTCAGTGATGGTGCAAATTGATCCGACAACGCGTCAAGTTGACTTCGTCTTTGAAAACATCATGCTTCCAGACAGCAACTGCTGTGAGCCGGAAAGCCATGGACTAGTTTCCTACACCATTCTTCCTTTCGCTGGACTGGAGCCAGAAACGGAGATTAACAACACCGCTTATATCTTCTTTGACAATAACCCGCCAATCGTGACCAACACAACATGGACGACGATCTATGACTGTAACAACGGGCTCGCTTCATTCGAAATGTCGGCTGAAGCAGCTTGTGAAGGTGTACCGATTGACTTCTTGAACGAACAAGAATATGTCGAAGAATACCTCTGGAGTATTGACGGTGAAAACATGGGTATAGAAGACTTAGTGTCGCTCACGCTCGAACCAGGTGAATACGAGATAGATCATACGGCAACGAACCCACTCTGTACTGCTACGCAATCGGAGACAGTAGAAGTCTATGAAACGCCTGAGGCTAATGCCGGAGTCGATCAAGAAATCTGTGCCGGATCAACAACAGAGCTCGAGGCTTCTGGAGGATTCCTATATGACTGGGATGGACTAGGACAAGGAGCGACTCAAGAAGTATCACCAGAAGAAACCACCACCTACACCGTAACCGTGGTTTCAATGGATGGCTGTTCAGACACCGATGAAGTTGAGGTGGCAATTGTTGAAGGCCCTGAGGCCGACGCAGGTCTTGACCAAGAAATCTGTGAAGGCGAAAGTGCAGACTTAAGTGCTTCAGGTGGTAACGCATACGATTGGACAGACCTTGGAGAAGGAGCTGATCAGACCGTAAGCCCGACAGAAACTACGGTTTACGTCGTGACTGTCACTGGAGGTAACGGATGTAGTAGCACTGATGAAGTAGAGGTGCTTGTGAATCCAGCACCTTTAGCGAATGCCGGTGACGACGATGCCATTTGTATTGGCGAGTCGATCGAGCTGACTGCTTCTGGTGGTGAGAGCTACAATTGGGAAACACTAGGAGAAGGAGCAACCCAAGAGGTATCTCCGGAAGAAACGACAACGTACGTAGTGACTGTGCTAGGTTCCAATGGATGTAGCGCTTCAGATATGGTTGAAATTATTGTCAACGAGTTACCGCACATTGAAGCAGGAGCTGACGTTGATATTTGCCCTGGAGACATGGTTGATTTGACCGCTACTGGAGGAGAAACCTATGTATGGCTTAACGAAGGAGAAGGTGCCGTGATTCAGGTACTTCCAGAAGAAACCACAACGTACGTTGTGACAGGGACTGACGCTAACGGTTGTACAAATACTGACGCTATTGAGGTAGTTGTGAATTCATTACCTGAAGCAGACGCGGGCGAAGACCAAACAATCTGTGCTGGTGAGACCATCGAACTCACCGCTTCAGGTGGGGTAGAATACGTTTGGGTTGACGTAGCCGAAGGAGCAACTGTAGAGGTTTCTCCAACGGAAACGACGACTTACGTTGTTTCGGTATTCAGCGCAGAAGGTTGTTCAGACTTTGATCTCGTTGATGTTATCGTGAATGCTCTTCCTGAGGCTAACGCCGGAATGGATCAGGTGATTTGTGTCGGAGAAACCGCAAACTTGATGGCTTCTGGAGGTGATTCTTATGACTGGACAGACCTTGGAGAAGGCGCTGGACAAGATGTTTCACCTGAAGAGACAACCACTTACGTCGTAACCGTTACCAATGGTGAAGGTTGTTCAGATACGGATGAGGTTGAAGTCTTGGTGAATCCGCTTCCTGAGGCTAACGCCGGAATGGATCAAGCCATTTGTGAAGGAGAAACCGCAAACTTGATGGCTTCTGGAGGTGAATCTTACGAATGGGAAAACCTCGGCTCAGGCGCTGGTCAAGAGGTGACTCCAGATGAAACCACAGTGTACGTTGTGACGGTAGAAGACGCCAACGGATGTTCTGATTCGGATGAAGTTGAAGTAACAGTAAACCCACTGCCTACTGCTGAAATCACTGAAAATGGCCCTGAACTCACAGCATCAGCCGGAGATTCATACCAGTGGTACATCAACGGAACACCAATCGATGGTGCTACTGATCAAAGCTACACAGCAGAAACAACAGGAAACTACTCTGTTGAGGTGACAAACATCTACGGATGTTCTACCATTTCAGAAGAAATGGATGTGATCATCATTTCAGTTGAAGAGCAAGAAGTAGCCATCTTGACTTACCCGAACCCTACGCATGACATCCTCTACATCCAAGTGGAAGCAGGATGGACCTATGAGATGAACTTGTTTGACGCTAGCGGACGAATCGTAGCGCAGCAATCAAACATCGTTGATTCACTCTACGAATTGGATTGTACGCAGTTCGGAACGGGAACCTACAAATTGGTACTCCGCAATGGAGACCAACGAATTACGAAAACGATCATTGTGAAGTAA